Genomic segment of Melanotaenia boesemani isolate fMelBoe1 chromosome 10, fMelBoe1.pri, whole genome shotgun sequence:
ACATTCATTCACCATCAATCATGCTTGTTTGAGCTGACTATTTTTCAAACAGGGGTATCactgtgtggtgtgtgtttctgtctacaCAGGAGCAATATTTCTTTCCTAGTAAGAAAATTATAGGAAAACGGAGGTGCCACACATATGACATAATAACACCAGATGACAAAGAAAATGCACAAAGACTAGGAGTGAGTGTTCATCTTCATGATATGCTCATGACTTTGCATGCACATAGGCAAGCTTGCTGTATTGTGTCAGAGATAATAACAACTTGCATTGTGCCTAGAATAATGTAaaccaaagatttttttaaacacttctCTCTTGTGCAGCCAGAACAACTGACTGAGGTGATTTTAAGGCTGCTGGCGGCCTGGAGTGACCCCTTGTCACAGCTCCAAGGGAGCATGTCACAGGATCAGAATCAAGATTTCAACCACCACAGCTACGAGGCTCAGGAGGTCACAGATGTTGTGCAAGATCTGAGGGATGGAGTGGCAAAAATGGCTGAGAGAGTAAAGATTCTTCAATGGCTACTGAGCCTTTAGATGTGTTTTGTGATTGGGTCttacagatatttttatttctttatgatttAAGGAATTAGACTTAAATAAGACATATGATGTATTTGGCTGTTTGTATTGCATCACACAGCAGTTATTATTTGCCCCTCTTTACTTAATGTAGATTATAATTAtatcattttatatttgctCTATCCATCACAGATGAAGCTGGAGGGAATGCTGGATAACACGATGGGATACATCTCTGAAAGTTTGGTCCCTTCTTCTGCCTTTTCATTCTATGCACGAGGAAATCTTCACTCCATAGAACATTATGACCTACTGCACTGCTTCCGCAGAGACTCCAGCAAAGTCAGAAATTATCTCCGTATCCTGAAATGCACCACCCTTCCTGAAACAGACTGTTGATAATGATGGCAAAGCACAGCGTGGCTCAAAAAAAAGAGGTCTAACTTGCACATACTTACACTTGATGATCTTGTAGCAGTAGCttatatttaaatgcatttcatgTGCAAATTCACTGTGTAGGATTATGTGTGCATCTTGTAGTGTGATCgtgatgataataaaataattttactttatcACTGAgcataaaaaagtcaaaacaaataaaaataaagtttatccTCATCATTGTTTTTGGTCATCCTTGTATTAATTAATGAATGcatttataaagctggaaaATGGTCTACAGTAGTGCGTACATTAACATTACAATGAATCCATATTACAAATAAGCAAAGTAGAAATTAGGGTTAGATGAAACACTTTATTTACAGTTAGTCTgtgaaaaacaatatatttacaaCATAAACCAATTGACATATAAATCCCCaaattttttaaggtttttaaggTATTTGTGTAAAGCTtatcaaaacataaaatacatttaaaggtTTTACAGGCAAATGCAGTAAATGAAATGACTCATTTAGGCCTTTCAGTGATTGCAATTACAATCGAAGCATGGGAATCTTTCTTGGAAAGATTGGACAGAGTAATAACCGTGAAATTGCTTACTGAAGTGAGTGTAATGTTATAAAATGACTTATGAAGCAGTTGACTCTAATTACATTTATAACTATGCAACAAGACATGATATGGACTTAAAGGCAATTTTGTGTCATCAGTATTAGTCCACACAGACAACGTATTCCATTCATACATTTCTAACATCTTTTCTGTGTTGAGAGTTCACAGAAAGTCACTGGTTTAGCATCATCTCATGATGGACCCTCATGTGTCCATGGTACCCTTCTGTGGAGTTGAACTCTCTGTTTTTGCATTAGTGTGATTGTGTGACGGTTCCTCTTCCTGAGCGAGGCCTCTGGCCATTAGCTCATCCATTGGGGACCGGATGTTTTGAACCTCCTTTTCCTTGCAATTTCTCCACTTCATACGTCGGTTCTGAAACCAGATCTTAACCTAAATcagcagaaaagagaaaatatcagcTTTCTCTTTGATGTATTTTTCCATTCTGATATCACTGCAGAATGTATTAAAGCTATGCTCATCTATGGTGACAAACCTTTGAGAATGACATGTTTTCTGGTGAGacattgttagttttttttttagttgcacAGCTTCAGTCTGCTACTTTTGATCAGACGGAGGCGTGTAGTTGAATGGACTAATATGAATTTTGTTGCA
This window contains:
- the LOC121648103 gene encoding prolactin-like — translated: MKKVLVWFAFLTVVYLYFSLRVGTVPICSYGQDGCQVPSLADLFDRVIQQSSRMDDISNDLHSEFEQYFFPSKKIIGKRRCHTYDIITPDDKENAQRLGPEQLTEVILRLLAAWSDPLSQLQGSMSQDQNQDFNHHSYEAQEVTDVVQDLRDGVAKMAERMKLEGMLDNTMGYISESLVPSSAFSFYARGNLHSIEHYDLLHCFRRDSSKVRNYLRILKCTTLPETDC